Proteins encoded by one window of Channa argus isolate prfri chromosome 1, Channa argus male v1.0, whole genome shotgun sequence:
- the LOC137127172 gene encoding mas-related G-protein coupled receptor member B4-like, with the protein LQVKNDHVAPIYIINLLISDLIQICSTTTEIVSPEMTVVISSSVIYLVSLMANIGFMVCVTVERYLVIAWPMWYRFKRNIKASVLVCVIVWLFPLAPVLLNILTSFNKSIIFAIFFLLPFPVLIFSVVGTLKSLSGVISVSSEEKQRIVATLVLVLFNYTVFFLPLIVCLISSSYDYIFLFVSASIIKISPLADLILYVFMGKGATRKLLVFLCRCKKDAQQRQEGRHGVTARR; encoded by the exons CTACAGGTGAAAAATGATCACGTTGCTCCGATTTACATCATCAACCTTCTAATTTCTGACCTCATCCAGATCTGCAGCACAACTACTGAAATTGTGTCTCCTGAGATGACTGTGGTCATTAGCTCTTCTGTCATTTACTTAGTCAGTCTGATGGCCAACATTGGATTCATggtgtgtgtcactgtggaaAG GTATTTGGTCATTGCCTGGCCAATGTGGTACCGCTTCAAACGGAATATCAAAGCATCTGTACTGGTTTGTGTCATAGTCTGGCTGTTTCCTTTGGCCCCTGTCCTACTTAATATATTGACGTCTTTTAACAAAAGTATAATCTTTGccatcttcttcctccttcctttccCTGTGCTTATCTTCTCTGTGGTTGGAACCCTCAAATCACTGTCTGGCGTCATCTCAGTGTCCTCTGAGGAAAAACAACGAATTGTAGCAACTCTGGTTTTGGTGCTGTTTAATTACACAGTGTTCTTCCTGCCCCTAATTGTTTGCTTGATCTCATCATCATACGattatatctttttatttgtctctgcaTCAATCATTAAGATCAGTCCTCTTGCTGACTtgattttgtatgttttcatggGCAAAGGAGCCACAAGAAAACTGCTGGTTTTTCTGTGTCGTTGTAAGAAGGATGCACAGCAACGACAAGAAGGTCGTCATGGTGTGACAGCACGTAGATAA